Proteins encoded within one genomic window of Microbacterium soli:
- a CDS encoding aspartate-semialdehyde dehydrogenase yields the protein MTTLSDSGFSIAIVGATGQVGTVMREILAERAFPIRELRLFASARSAGRSVEFAGRSVIVEDVATADASGIDIALFSAGATASRAYAPVFAAAGAVVVDNSSAWRNDPEVPLVVSEVNPDAMADRPRGIIANPNCTTMAAMPVLKALHAEAGLERLIVSTYQAVSGSGLAGAQELLGQVEGALAQGDALRLVHDGSAVDFPEPEKYVAPIAFDVIPFAGNLVDDGDNETDEEKKLRNESRKILGLPDLRVAGTCVRVPVFTGHSLAIHAEFADDITPARAYEVLASAPGVAVREVPTPLHAAGKDPSFVGRIRADQSAPEGKGLVLFISNDNLRKGAALNAVQIAEELTRTLVPASV from the coding sequence ATGACCACACTCTCCGATTCAGGATTCTCGATCGCCATCGTCGGCGCGACCGGACAGGTCGGCACCGTCATGCGCGAGATTCTCGCCGAGCGCGCCTTCCCGATCCGTGAGCTGCGGCTGTTCGCCTCCGCGCGGTCGGCGGGCCGGAGCGTCGAGTTCGCCGGTCGGAGCGTCATCGTCGAGGACGTCGCGACGGCCGACGCCTCGGGCATCGACATCGCGCTGTTCTCCGCTGGAGCCACGGCCAGCCGCGCCTACGCCCCGGTCTTCGCCGCGGCCGGCGCCGTGGTGGTCGACAACTCCAGCGCCTGGCGCAACGATCCGGAGGTCCCGCTGGTGGTCAGCGAGGTCAACCCGGATGCCATGGCGGACCGCCCCCGGGGCATCATCGCCAACCCCAACTGCACGACGATGGCCGCGATGCCCGTGCTGAAGGCGCTGCACGCCGAGGCGGGCCTGGAGCGGCTCATCGTCAGCACGTACCAGGCGGTCTCCGGCTCCGGACTCGCGGGCGCGCAGGAGCTGCTCGGACAGGTGGAGGGCGCGCTCGCGCAGGGGGACGCGCTGCGGCTCGTGCACGACGGCTCGGCCGTCGACTTCCCCGAGCCGGAGAAGTACGTCGCGCCCATCGCGTTCGACGTGATCCCGTTCGCCGGCAACCTCGTCGACGACGGCGACAACGAGACCGACGAGGAGAAGAAGCTCCGCAACGAGAGCCGCAAGATCCTCGGGCTGCCCGATCTGCGCGTCGCGGGGACGTGCGTGCGCGTGCCCGTGTTCACCGGTCACTCGCTGGCGATCCACGCCGAGTTCGCCGATGACATCACCCCCGCCCGGGCCTACGAGGTGCTGGCCTCGGCGCCCGGGGTCGCCGTGCGCGAGGTGCCCACGCCGCTTCACGCCGCGGGCAAGGACCCGAGCTTCGTCGGTCGGATCCGTGCCGACCAGTCCGCGCCGGAGGGCAAGGGGCTCGTGCTGTTCATCAGCAACGACAACCTGCGCAAGGGCGCAGCTCTGAACGCCGTGCAGATCGCGGAGGAGCTCACGCGGACCCTGGTTCCGGCATCCGTCTGA
- a CDS encoding aspartate kinase, giving the protein MALIVQKYGGSSVADAEGIKRVAKRIVDTRRAGHDVVVAVSAMGDTTDELLDLAHEVAPIPAPRELDMLLSSGERISMALLAMTIHSMGFEARSFTGSQAGMITDSHHGKARIVDVTPIRLREALDEGAIVIVAGFQGFNRDTRDITTLGRGGSDTTAVALAAALKADVCEIYSDVDGIYSADPRVIPAARKLDHISSEEMLELAANGAKVLYIRAVEYARRQGVLIHARSTFSSAEGTYVLGEGMDNPRESEGAVMEEPIVAGVTTDLSQAKITIVGVPDVPGKAAEIFRIVSKSGANVDMIVQNVSAASTGRTDISFTLSKADAAATLKALAAEKSDIGFENLLHDDQIGKLSVVGAGMRTHSGVSEILFDALSTTGINIEMISTSEIRISVVLRGSDLTEAALAVHTAYGLDSEIEAVVHAGTGR; this is encoded by the coding sequence GTGGCACTGATCGTGCAGAAGTACGGCGGATCGTCCGTCGCCGACGCCGAGGGCATCAAGCGCGTCGCCAAGCGCATCGTCGACACCCGCCGCGCCGGGCACGACGTCGTCGTGGCGGTCAGTGCCATGGGGGACACCACCGACGAGCTGCTGGATCTCGCACACGAGGTGGCGCCGATCCCCGCGCCGCGCGAGCTCGACATGCTGCTCAGCAGCGGCGAGCGCATCTCGATGGCGCTGCTGGCGATGACCATCCATTCGATGGGCTTCGAGGCGCGCTCGTTCACCGGCAGCCAGGCCGGTATGATCACCGACTCGCATCACGGCAAGGCGCGGATCGTCGACGTCACACCGATCCGGCTGCGCGAGGCGCTCGATGAGGGCGCCATCGTCATCGTCGCGGGATTCCAGGGCTTCAACCGCGACACCCGCGACATCACCACGCTCGGCCGCGGCGGCTCGGACACCACCGCCGTCGCACTGGCCGCCGCGCTGAAGGCCGATGTCTGCGAGATCTACAGCGACGTCGACGGCATCTACTCCGCCGATCCGCGCGTGATCCCGGCCGCGCGCAAGCTCGACCACATCTCCAGCGAGGAGATGCTCGAACTGGCCGCGAACGGTGCGAAGGTGCTCTACATCCGCGCCGTCGAGTACGCCCGCCGTCAGGGCGTGCTTATCCACGCTCGGTCGACGTTCTCGTCGGCCGAGGGAACCTACGTTCTGGGCGAGGGCATGGACAACCCTCGTGAATCCGAGGGAGCAGTCATGGAAGAACCCATCGTCGCGGGCGTGACGACAGACCTCAGCCAGGCCAAGATCACGATCGTCGGCGTGCCCGACGTGCCGGGCAAGGCCGCGGAGATCTTCAGGATCGTCTCCAAGTCCGGCGCCAACGTCGACATGATCGTGCAGAACGTGTCGGCCGCCTCGACGGGGCGCACCGACATCTCCTTCACCCTCTCCAAGGCCGACGCCGCCGCGACCCTCAAGGCGCTGGCGGCCGAGAAGTCCGACATCGGGTTCGAGAACCTGCTGCACGACGATCAGATCGGCAAGCTGTCCGTCGTCGGTGCGGGCATGCGCACGCACTCGGGAGTCTCGGAGATCCTGTTCGACGCGCTGAGCACCACGGGCATCAACATCGAGATGATCTCCACCTCCGAGATCCGCATCTCCGTCGTGCTGCGCGGATCGGACCTCACCGAGGCAGCCCTCGCCGTGCACACCGCATACGGTCTGGACAGCGAGATCGAAGCCGTCGTGCACGCCGGCACCGGTCGCTGA
- a CDS encoding DNA polymerase III subunit gamma and tau, translating into MTTALYRRYRPETFGEMIGQSQVTEPLMTALRGDRVGHAYLFSGPRGCGKTTSARILARCLNCAEGPTDTPCGACPSCVELSRDGGGSLDVVEIDAASHNGVDDARDLRERATFAPSRDRYKIFILDEAHMVTPQGFNALLKLVEEPPAHVKFIFATTEPEKVLGTIRSRTHHYPFRLVPPAAMIEYVEKLCAQEGVRVAPGVLGLVVRAGGGSPRDTLSLMDQLIAGSDEDGVGYDRAVALLGYTHAALLDEIVEALAAGDAAAAFPAVDRVVQSGQDPRRFVDDLLERLRDLIVIAAVGAGASAVLRGLPADEMERMAAQAASFGAARLSRTADLVSRALDDMTGATSPRLHLELMVARVLAAVPTDAGQQGAPSAAALAAAAAQVPVASPAPAAPAAAPASEPAPASEPEAAAEPAPEPAPVPARASAPDPAPAPEPTPAPEPAPAAGPVTFDRIVAAWPAVLARLESMSRTSWIMATGTQPLAYDGENSVLTLGFASAADVPRFKGAVPGQGPSDHLRAAIEQELGVTVKYRPAPLPPSGGGSARRPDPAPPAPPAPASGAPAGDDAPAAGWANPMSSPEQLGRQAPPDRRSAAPSASAPVAVTEWAVAAIPTSATEGDPSAAAPRAPAATPAVARQQQFAVDEEPGEVEAAASAAARPVDGAVDQTPLDDDPPYDDEPPYDEPSYEPAPPASAPAGPAATMREPRRTAPVVSSHSAAPQGVERRGEAVIRQVLGARFLREEPYQPPTRFH; encoded by the coding sequence GTGACGACAGCCCTCTACCGCCGATACCGGCCTGAGACCTTCGGGGAGATGATCGGCCAGTCCCAGGTGACCGAGCCGCTCATGACCGCACTGCGCGGTGACCGCGTCGGTCACGCCTATCTGTTCTCCGGCCCGCGCGGCTGCGGGAAGACCACGTCGGCGCGGATTCTCGCGCGCTGCCTGAACTGCGCGGAGGGCCCGACAGACACGCCGTGCGGTGCGTGCCCGAGCTGCGTGGAGCTGTCCCGAGACGGCGGCGGTTCGCTCGATGTCGTCGAGATCGACGCGGCCAGTCACAACGGCGTCGACGATGCCCGCGACCTGCGCGAGCGCGCCACCTTCGCGCCGAGCCGCGACAGGTACAAGATCTTCATCCTCGATGAGGCGCACATGGTCACGCCGCAGGGCTTCAACGCGCTGCTGAAGCTGGTCGAGGAGCCCCCCGCGCACGTCAAGTTCATCTTCGCGACCACCGAGCCGGAGAAGGTGCTCGGCACGATCCGATCGCGCACGCACCACTATCCGTTCCGCCTCGTGCCGCCCGCGGCGATGATCGAGTACGTCGAGAAGCTGTGCGCTCAGGAGGGCGTCCGGGTCGCGCCGGGCGTGCTGGGCCTGGTGGTGCGGGCGGGCGGCGGATCGCCCCGCGACACCCTGTCGCTCATGGATCAGCTCATCGCCGGCTCCGACGAGGACGGGGTCGGCTATGACCGCGCGGTGGCCCTGCTCGGCTACACGCACGCCGCCCTGCTCGATGAGATCGTCGAAGCGCTCGCCGCCGGTGACGCGGCGGCGGCCTTCCCCGCCGTGGACCGTGTCGTGCAGTCCGGGCAGGACCCGCGCCGCTTCGTCGACGACCTGCTCGAGCGACTGCGGGATCTGATCGTCATCGCCGCGGTCGGCGCCGGCGCGTCGGCAGTGCTGCGCGGCCTGCCCGCGGACGAGATGGAGCGGATGGCGGCGCAGGCGGCGAGCTTCGGCGCCGCTCGTCTGTCCCGCACGGCGGACCTCGTCAGCCGGGCGCTCGATGACATGACGGGTGCGACCTCGCCGCGACTGCACCTGGAGCTCATGGTCGCGCGCGTGCTCGCGGCCGTGCCGACGGATGCCGGACAGCAGGGTGCTCCGAGCGCCGCCGCACTGGCGGCGGCCGCGGCGCAGGTTCCCGTCGCCTCACCGGCTCCCGCAGCGCCGGCTGCGGCGCCCGCTTCCGAGCCTGCGCCCGCTTCCGAGCCGGAGGCCGCTGCGGAGCCCGCTCCGGAACCGGCGCCTGTTCCCGCACGGGCGTCTGCACCCGACCCCGCGCCCGCTCCGGAACCGACACCCGCTCCCGAACCCGCACCCGCCGCCGGACCGGTGACGTTCGACCGCATCGTCGCCGCGTGGCCCGCTGTGCTGGCCCGTCTGGAGAGCATGAGTCGCACATCCTGGATCATGGCCACGGGTACGCAGCCTCTCGCGTACGACGGCGAGAACAGCGTGTTGACCCTCGGGTTCGCCAGCGCCGCCGACGTGCCGAGGTTCAAGGGCGCTGTTCCCGGACAGGGGCCGTCCGATCACCTGCGTGCCGCGATCGAGCAGGAGCTCGGCGTCACGGTGAAGTACCGTCCGGCACCGCTGCCGCCCTCCGGTGGTGGATCGGCTCGCCGACCCGACCCCGCGCCTCCTGCACCGCCGGCTCCGGCATCCGGCGCTCCTGCGGGCGATGATGCGCCGGCCGCGGGCTGGGCCAACCCCATGAGCAGCCCCGAGCAGCTCGGACGACAGGCTCCCCCCGACCGGCGGAGCGCCGCGCCCTCCGCATCCGCTCCCGTCGCCGTGACGGAGTGGGCCGTGGCAGCCATTCCCACCTCCGCGACGGAGGGGGATCCGTCGGCCGCCGCACCGCGGGCTCCCGCCGCGACCCCGGCCGTCGCACGGCAGCAGCAGTTCGCCGTCGACGAGGAGCCCGGTGAGGTCGAGGCGGCGGCCTCGGCCGCTGCGCGGCCCGTCGACGGCGCTGTCGATCAGACGCCGCTGGACGACGACCCCCCGTACGACGATGAGCCGCCGTACGACGAGCCGTCCTACGAGCCGGCCCCACCCGCGTCCGCCCCGGCGGGACCGGCCGCGACGATGCGGGAGCCGAGGCGCACCGCGCCTGTCGTCTCCTCCCATTCGGCGGCGCCCCAGGGCGTGGAGCGCCGGGGTGAGGCCGTGATCCGACAGGTGCTCGGCGCGAGATTCCTGCGTGAAGAGCCGTACCAGCCCCCGACGAGGTTCCACTGA
- a CDS encoding beta-phosphoglucomutase family hydrolase, with protein MSAAPPDLHRSAGVLFDLDGVLTPTAEVHMRAWKRVFDDVLTQWGVAEPYTDADYFAHVDGKKRYDGVASLLHSRSIEIPWGRVDDPPEAETICGIGNRKNAAFALALRSEGIAAYPGSLSLLQSLRRAQVPMGVVSSSKNAEEVLASAGIRDFFRVVVDGVVAERDHLASKPAPDMFREGARMLGVDPSSAVAVEDAVSGVGSAASAGYGTIVGVDRGAGSDALREAGATCIVDDLARLLPDGTR; from the coding sequence GTGTCCGCAGCACCGCCCGACCTGCACCGCTCCGCAGGCGTGCTCTTCGACCTCGACGGGGTGCTCACCCCCACCGCCGAGGTGCACATGCGGGCGTGGAAGCGCGTGTTCGACGACGTGCTGACGCAGTGGGGAGTCGCCGAGCCGTACACGGATGCCGACTACTTCGCCCACGTCGACGGAAAGAAGCGGTACGACGGCGTGGCGAGCCTGCTGCACAGCCGCAGCATCGAGATCCCATGGGGTCGGGTCGACGATCCGCCCGAGGCCGAGACGATCTGCGGCATCGGCAACCGCAAGAACGCCGCCTTCGCGCTCGCGCTGCGCAGCGAGGGCATCGCCGCGTACCCCGGTTCGCTGTCCCTGCTGCAGAGTCTGCGCCGGGCGCAGGTCCCGATGGGCGTGGTGTCCAGCTCGAAGAACGCGGAGGAGGTGCTGGCATCCGCCGGCATCCGCGACTTCTTCCGCGTCGTCGTCGACGGCGTCGTGGCCGAGCGCGACCACCTGGCCTCCAAGCCCGCGCCCGACATGTTCCGGGAGGGCGCCCGGATGCTGGGCGTCGACCCCTCCTCCGCCGTCGCCGTGGAGGACGCCGTCTCGGGGGTCGGATCCGCGGCATCCGCCGGCTACGGCACCATCGTCGGCGTCGATCGCGGCGCCGGATCCGACGCGCTGCGCGAAGCCGGCGCGACCTGTATCGTCGATGATCTTGCGCGGTTGCTGCCCGACGGCACGCGCTGA
- a CDS encoding glycoside hydrolase family 65 protein, producing the protein MIDRDRRPVDPWRLIETCYDEDGVSETLFSVGNGYLGLRGNHIEGRGAHEHGTFINGLHETWPIRHAEQAYGFAEVGQTIVNAPDAKVMRVYIDDEPLSFDETELHEYSRVLDMRTGVLSRDVVWVTPSGKRVRMRDERIVSFDERHLAVLRLELVVENSDAPVTISCQLLNRQDGAGIYAGDPMASKSENKAGFDPRRAERITARVLQPVEYWQDGLRSALSYRVTESGMTVAVVADHIVDTENEFSARTLIEPDIAKNVFRVQAKAGVPIRISKIVSYHSSRGVPPRELVDRCRRSLDRVGVEGVDALFRAQEAWLAAFWDRSDVRIAGHDDLQQAIRWCLFQLAQAASRADGAGVPAKGLTGSGYSGHYFWDTEIYVLPFLSYTTPQWAKNALRARVLMLPAARRRASQLNEAGALFPWRTINGEEASAYYAAGTAQYHINADISYALGKYVRATGDEEFLRREGADIAVETARLWSTLGFWRGAADEATFHIHGVTGPDEYTTVVNDNLFTNVMARYNLRFAARIVREMAQQDPAAYAGLVERTGLEDGERIAWELAAEAMHIPFSEGLGIHPQDSMFLEREVWDLEGTSPDQRPLLLHYHPLVIYRFQVLKQADVVLALFLQGNHFTAEEKLADFDYYDPLTTGDSTLSAVVQSIMAAEVGYQDLAREYFEQALYVDLGDLHHNAADGVHVASAGGVWTALVSGFGGMRDHDGVLSFDPRLPADWPELSYPLQWQGSRLLITLTADALRVEVRSGEPVDFWVRGERHRASVAEPAVVALADQGPRRPGRPTLRQFEDARREDGTLMSPTIPVTTTSIPVIGVFED; encoded by the coding sequence ATGATCGACCGCGACCGCCGCCCCGTAGATCCCTGGCGCCTCATCGAGACCTGCTATGACGAGGACGGCGTCTCCGAGACCCTGTTCTCGGTCGGCAACGGCTATCTCGGCCTGCGCGGGAACCACATCGAGGGGCGTGGCGCTCATGAGCACGGCACGTTCATCAACGGCCTGCATGAGACCTGGCCCATCCGGCACGCCGAGCAGGCGTACGGATTCGCGGAGGTCGGCCAGACCATCGTCAACGCGCCGGATGCCAAGGTCATGCGGGTCTACATCGACGACGAGCCGCTGTCCTTCGACGAGACCGAGCTCCACGAGTACTCGCGCGTACTGGACATGCGCACCGGGGTGCTCTCCCGCGACGTCGTCTGGGTCACTCCCTCCGGCAAGCGCGTGCGCATGCGCGATGAGCGCATCGTCAGCTTCGACGAGCGCCACCTGGCCGTGCTGAGGCTGGAGCTGGTGGTGGAGAATTCCGACGCCCCCGTGACCATCAGCTGCCAGCTGCTGAACAGGCAGGACGGCGCGGGCATCTACGCGGGCGACCCGATGGCCTCCAAATCCGAGAACAAGGCGGGATTCGACCCGCGCAGGGCCGAGCGGATCACCGCACGGGTGCTGCAGCCGGTGGAGTACTGGCAGGACGGTCTGCGTTCGGCGCTGTCCTATCGGGTGACGGAATCCGGCATGACCGTCGCCGTGGTCGCCGATCACATCGTCGACACCGAGAACGAGTTCAGCGCGCGCACGCTCATCGAGCCCGACATCGCCAAGAACGTGTTCCGCGTGCAGGCGAAGGCGGGCGTGCCGATCCGCATCAGCAAGATCGTCAGCTATCACAGCTCGCGGGGTGTGCCGCCTCGTGAGCTCGTGGACCGCTGCCGCCGTTCGCTGGATCGTGTGGGCGTGGAGGGCGTGGATGCGCTGTTCCGCGCCCAGGAGGCCTGGCTCGCCGCGTTCTGGGATCGCTCGGATGTGCGCATCGCGGGGCACGACGACCTGCAGCAGGCCATCCGCTGGTGCCTGTTCCAGCTGGCGCAGGCCGCCTCGCGTGCGGACGGGGCGGGCGTGCCGGCGAAGGGGCTGACGGGCTCCGGGTACAGCGGGCACTACTTCTGGGACACGGAGATCTACGTGCTGCCGTTCCTGTCGTACACGACCCCGCAGTGGGCGAAGAACGCGCTGCGCGCGCGGGTGCTCATGCTGCCGGCGGCACGGCGCAGGGCGAGCCAGCTCAATGAGGCCGGCGCCCTGTTCCCGTGGCGCACGATCAACGGCGAGGAGGCGTCCGCGTATTACGCAGCAGGCACCGCGCAGTACCACATCAACGCCGACATCAGCTATGCACTGGGGAAGTACGTGCGCGCCACCGGTGACGAGGAGTTCCTGCGACGGGAGGGCGCGGACATCGCCGTGGAGACCGCGCGGCTGTGGTCCACGCTGGGGTTCTGGCGGGGCGCCGCCGACGAGGCGACGTTCCACATCCACGGCGTCACGGGCCCCGACGAGTACACGACGGTCGTCAACGACAACCTGTTCACCAACGTGATGGCGCGCTACAACCTGCGTTTCGCCGCGCGCATCGTGCGCGAGATGGCGCAGCAGGACCCGGCCGCGTACGCGGGACTGGTGGAGCGCACGGGGCTGGAGGACGGGGAGCGGATCGCGTGGGAGCTGGCGGCGGAGGCGATGCACATCCCCTTCAGCGAGGGCCTCGGCATCCACCCGCAGGACTCGATGTTCCTCGAGCGCGAGGTGTGGGATCTGGAGGGCACGTCCCCGGATCAGCGACCGCTGCTGCTGCACTACCACCCGCTGGTGATCTACCGGTTCCAGGTGCTCAAGCAGGCGGATGTCGTGCTGGCGCTTTTCCTGCAGGGCAACCACTTCACCGCCGAGGAGAAGCTGGCCGACTTCGACTACTACGATCCGCTGACCACGGGGGACTCCACGCTGTCGGCCGTCGTGCAGTCGATCATGGCGGCCGAGGTCGGCTACCAGGATCTCGCGCGGGAGTACTTCGAACAGGCGCTCTACGTGGACCTGGGCGACCTGCACCACAATGCCGCGGACGGCGTGCACGTGGCATCCGCGGGCGGCGTGTGGACGGCTCTGGTGAGCGGTTTCGGGGGGATGCGCGACCATGACGGCGTGCTGAGCTTCGACCCCCGGCTGCCGGCGGACTGGCCGGAGCTGTCCTACCCGCTGCAGTGGCAGGGCAGCCGCCTGCTGATCACGCTCACCGCGGACGCCCTGCGCGTCGAGGTGCGCTCGGGCGAGCCGGTGGACTTCTGGGTGCGCGGCGAGCGGCACCGGGCCTCGGTCGCGGAGCCGGCGGTGGTCGCGCTGGCCGATCAGGGGCCGCGGCGCCCCGGCCGACCGACGCTGCGGCAGTTCGAGGACGCCCGCCGTGAGGACGGCACGCTCATGTCGCCGACGATTCCCGTCACGACGACATCGATCCCGGTGATCGGCGTGTTCGAGGACTGA
- a CDS encoding DMT family transporter, with product MSAQHTGFSRRGWVLFAIMSVVWGITYLFIKEAVATFGPPAVVSARTILGGLILLPFAIRSGALRAAWRHWPWVLAFGLVEMGGPFLLLSHAETRLPSGLTGLLVATVPLFSVVIALLRGDRTALAPARLGGLLVGFAGVAIVVAGPGLFPQGQGSMIAIGEIMLTAVMYAIAPFIIAHKLADVPSIGTITLALLAIGIGYLPAALLSPHEPPTVRSVASLVLLGVICTAIAFVAFFALIREVGPVRAPLFTYINPIVAIALGTVLVNEPLTLGLLVGFPVILIGCWFAATGGRLAPRPPSAAQPGRRP from the coding sequence GTGAGCGCGCAGCACACCGGATTCAGCCGCAGGGGCTGGGTCCTCTTCGCGATCATGTCGGTCGTGTGGGGCATCACCTACCTGTTCATCAAGGAGGCCGTCGCCACCTTCGGTCCACCCGCCGTCGTGTCGGCACGCACGATCCTGGGCGGACTGATCCTGCTGCCCTTCGCGATCCGCAGCGGCGCACTGAGGGCCGCGTGGCGCCACTGGCCGTGGGTGCTCGCCTTCGGGCTCGTGGAGATGGGTGGGCCGTTCCTGCTGCTCAGCCACGCCGAGACGCGGCTGCCGTCCGGGCTGACCGGGCTGCTGGTCGCCACCGTTCCGCTGTTCTCGGTCGTCATCGCCCTGCTGCGCGGCGATCGCACGGCGCTCGCGCCGGCCCGGCTGGGCGGGCTGCTGGTGGGCTTCGCCGGGGTCGCCATCGTCGTCGCGGGGCCCGGGCTGTTCCCGCAGGGGCAGGGGAGCATGATCGCGATCGGCGAGATCATGCTGACCGCTGTGATGTACGCGATCGCGCCGTTCATCATCGCCCACAAGCTCGCCGACGTGCCCTCGATCGGGACCATCACCCTCGCGCTGCTCGCCATCGGCATCGGGTATCTTCCGGCCGCACTGCTCTCGCCGCACGAGCCGCCCACGGTGCGCTCGGTCGCGTCTCTCGTGCTGCTGGGCGTGATCTGCACGGCCATCGCGTTCGTCGCCTTCTTCGCGCTCATCCGCGAGGTGGGCCCGGTGCGCGCGCCGCTGTTCACCTACATCAACCCGATCGTGGCCATCGCCCTGGGGACCGTGCTCGTGAACGAGCCCCTCACACTCGGCCTGCTGGTGGGCTTCCCCGTCATCCTCATCGGATGCTGGTTCGCGGCCACCGGCGGCCGTCTCGCCCCCCGGCCGCCGAGTGCGGCGCAGCCCGGCCGCAGACCCTGA
- the recR gene encoding recombination mediator RecR, translating into MYDGIVQDLIDEFGRLPGIGPKSAQRITFHILQTPSFDVARLAELLTEVRARVRFCEVCGNVSEQDRCAICRDPRRNPELICVVEDAKDVAAIERTREFHGLYHVLGGAISPIAGVGPDDLRIAQLMTRLADGTVQEVILATNPNLEGEATASYLSRLLTSMDITVSRLASGLPVGGDLEYADEVTLGRAFEGRRRL; encoded by the coding sequence ATGTACGACGGCATCGTCCAGGACCTCATCGACGAGTTCGGCCGGCTCCCCGGGATCGGTCCGAAATCCGCTCAGCGGATCACGTTCCACATCCTGCAGACGCCGTCGTTCGACGTCGCCAGGCTCGCGGAGCTGCTGACCGAGGTCCGCGCGCGCGTGCGATTCTGCGAGGTGTGCGGGAACGTGTCCGAGCAGGATCGGTGCGCGATCTGCCGTGACCCGCGTCGCAACCCCGAGCTGATCTGCGTGGTCGAGGACGCCAAGGACGTCGCGGCCATCGAACGCACCAGGGAGTTCCACGGGCTGTACCACGTGCTCGGCGGCGCCATCAGCCCCATCGCCGGTGTCGGCCCCGACGACCTGCGCATCGCGCAGCTGATGACGCGTCTCGCCGACGGGACGGTGCAGGAGGTCATCCTCGCCACCAACCCCAATCTCGAGGGGGAGGCGACCGCCAGCTACCTGAGTCGGCTGCTGACCAGCATGGACATCACGGTCTCGCGCCTCGCCTCCGGCCTGCCGGTGGGCGGTGATCTGGAGTACGCCGACGAGGTGACACTGGGGCGGGCGTTCGAGGGGCGCCGCAGACTGTGA
- a CDS encoding acetate kinase yields the protein MSVVLVINSGSSSLKYSLIDPAREAVPASGLIERIGQATGAVGHTVRTLAEPGRAAPAVLDATFSAERRVADHDEAFAVMLEQFAEHGPLLWEHPPVAVGHRVVHGGARFVEPTVITAQVEEAIEDLIELAPLHNPANLAGIRAARSAFSDVPHVAVFDTAFHQTLSPAAYTYAIDAATAREHRIRRYGFHGTSHKHVSEAAARFLGAPVGALRQIVFHLGNGASVTAVDGGRSVETSMGFTPLEGLVMGTRSGDIDPAVLFHLARRAGMDADELDTLLNKRSGLLGMAGRLDMRDILAGRAAGEEEATLAYDVYIHRLRAYAGAYIAQLGGVDAIVFTAGVGENAADVRADALATLGFLGVRVDPERNTARARGIRRISADDSGVEVLVVPTDEELEIARQTLGAI from the coding sequence ATGAGCGTCGTGCTCGTGATCAACAGCGGGTCCTCGTCACTGAAGTACAGCCTCATCGATCCGGCGCGCGAGGCCGTGCCGGCCTCCGGCCTCATCGAGCGCATCGGCCAGGCCACGGGCGCGGTCGGGCACACCGTGCGGACGCTCGCCGAGCCGGGGCGGGCGGCGCCGGCCGTGCTGGACGCCACCTTCTCCGCCGAGCGGCGCGTCGCCGACCACGACGAGGCGTTCGCCGTCATGCTCGAGCAGTTCGCCGAGCACGGACCGCTGCTCTGGGAGCATCCGCCGGTCGCCGTCGGGCATCGCGTCGTGCACGGCGGGGCGCGCTTCGTCGAGCCGACGGTGATCACCGCGCAGGTGGAGGAGGCCATCGAGGACCTCATCGAGCTGGCGCCGCTGCACAACCCGGCCAATCTCGCCGGCATCCGCGCCGCGCGCTCCGCGTTCTCCGACGTGCCGCACGTCGCCGTCTTCGACACGGCGTTCCACCAGACCCTGTCGCCGGCCGCGTACACGTACGCGATCGACGCGGCGACGGCGCGCGAGCACCGCATCCGCCGCTACGGCTTCCACGGCACCAGCCACAAGCACGTCTCCGAGGCGGCGGCGAGGTTCCTCGGCGCCCCCGTGGGGGCGCTGCGGCAGATCGTCTTCCATCTCGGCAACGGCGCCTCGGTCACCGCCGTGGACGGCGGACGGTCCGTGGAGACCTCGATGGGGTTCACCCCTCTGGAGGGCCTGGTCATGGGCACGCGGTCGGGTGACATCGACCCGGCCGTCCTGTTCCACCTCGCCCGCCGGGCGGGGATGGACGCCGACGAACTGGACACCCTGCTCAACAAGCGCAGCGGGCTGCTGGGCATGGCGGGTCGCCTCGACATGCGCGACATCCTCGCCGGTCGCGCGGCGGGGGAGGAGGAGGCGACGCTGGCCTATGACGTCTACATCCACCGGCTGCGCGCCTACGCGGGTGCGTACATCGCGCAGCTGGGCGGTGTGGATGCGATCGTCTTCACCGCCGGAGTCGGGGAGAACGCCGCCGACGTGCGGGCGGATGCTCTGGCCACACTGGGCTTCCTGGGAGTGCGGGTCGATCCCGAGCGGAACACGGCGCGGGCCCGCGGCATCCGCCGCATCTCCGCCGACGACTCGGGAGTCGAGGTCCTCGTCGTCCCCACCGATGAGGAGCTGGAGATCGCCCGGCAGACGCTCGGCGCGATCTGA